One Brevibacterium spongiae DNA segment encodes these proteins:
- a CDS encoding signal peptidase I, translating into MSENSSEDTRSPEVDPPPVSRRQRREEESTNSRSPWMRRLSIALQVIAWTLAGIFALIIVLTVVVPRVIGAEPFTVISGSMEPTIPTGSIVVSKHVEAGEVTFGDVVTYQLKSGEPLTVTHRVVAVDVVEGKTRYRTQGDANNAEDPLPVRPEQIRGVVTYHIPYVGYLGQLVPMGNRQTIATIVGVCLIGYAVIMLIRSFIEHRRKKQLPSEANIKQ; encoded by the coding sequence ATGTCCGAGAATTCTTCTGAAGACACCCGGTCGCCGGAGGTCGATCCGCCGCCGGTCAGCCGTCGGCAGCGCCGTGAAGAAGAATCCACGAATTCCCGCTCCCCTTGGATGCGCCGTTTGAGCATCGCCCTGCAGGTGATCGCCTGGACACTGGCAGGCATCTTCGCGCTCATCATCGTGCTCACGGTTGTGGTGCCGAGAGTCATCGGAGCAGAGCCGTTTACGGTGATCTCCGGATCGATGGAGCCGACCATTCCGACCGGCTCGATCGTCGTGTCCAAACATGTCGAAGCCGGCGAGGTCACATTCGGCGATGTCGTGACCTATCAGCTGAAGTCCGGAGAGCCTCTGACGGTGACGCACCGCGTCGTGGCGGTGGATGTCGTCGAGGGCAAGACTCGCTATCGGACCCAGGGAGATGCGAACAACGCCGAGGATCCCCTCCCTGTCCGCCCCGAACAGATCCGAGGAGTCGTCACTTACCACATTCCGTACGTCGGATACCTCGGCCAGTTAGTGCCGATGGGCAACCGACAAACCATCGCCACGATCGTCGGTGTCTGCCTCATCGGCTACGCAGTCATCATGTTGATCCGCAGCTTCATCGAGCATCGGAGGAAGAAGCAACTACCATCCGAAGCAAATATCAAACAATGA